One Rhea pennata isolate bPtePen1 chromosome 31, bPtePen1.pri, whole genome shotgun sequence genomic window carries:
- the INSRR gene encoding insulin receptor-related protein, protein MDIRNDVSQLQKLENCSIIEGNLQILLMFTTGAEDFRGLSFPRLLMITEYLLLFRVYGLESLRDLFPNLSVIRGTSLFFNYALVIFEMPHLRDIGLHSLTHVLRGSVRIERNQELCHISTIDWGLLLPDAVDNNYIVGNKLVEECADVCPGILDVEKPCVQTSVNGQLDYRCWTSSYCQKVCPCGAGSACTAAGECCHAECLGGCGRPRDSRACVACRHFHFNGHCLPSCPARTYEYEGWRCVTAEYCASLRKVSENPRDASKFVIHRRQCLSECPSGYTRNESSIFCHKCEGLCPKECKVGTKTIDSTRAAQELAGCTLVEGSLIINIRRGYNLASELQSSLGLIETITGFLKIKHSFALVSLSFFKNLKLIRGDSMVDGNYTLYVLDNQNLQQLWDWSHHVLSIPVGKMYFAFNPKLCLAEIYRMEEVTGTKGRQNKAEINPRTNGDRASCKTQTLRFISNVTESDRIFLKWERYRPPEYRDLLSFIVYYKESPFQNVSEYVGQDACGAHSWNVVDVELPLSTEQEPGVALLNLRPWTQYAIFVRAITLTTAEEGRNYGAESEVVYIRTMPAAPTVPRDVISMSNSSSHIVVRWKPPTQRNGNITYYLVLWQQLAEDMELYVNDYCHKGLKLPTSSADTRFSAEDGAGPEVEQDAEEGCCPCRPADGRLRMEGEAESFQKKFENFLHNSIIIPRPPWKVTSVNKNPQRTPKRRRDVPAVTSTGQAPANASSAEPPGNAPAPSRPGGEPKPDFQIFEDKVVRDRTVLSQLRHFTEYRIDIHACNHAAHTVGCSAATFVFARTMPELQADNIPGNVTWEPASKNSVLLRWEEPRNPNGLILKYEIKYSRESEVTTVVCVSRHRYSKYGGVHLALLQPGNYSAKVRATSLAGNGSWTGLIKFYILGPAEEESSSLYVLLTVTPVVLMVLISCLAVFVFFYNKKRYGTLYASVNPEYFSASDMYIPDEWEVSREKITVIRELGQGSFGMVYEGLAQDIEAEGQETKVALKTVNELATMRERIEFLNEASVMKAFKCHHVVRLLGVVSQGQPALVIMELMTRGDLKSYLRSLRPDAENNPGLPPPALGDMIQMAGEIADGMAYLHANKFVHRDLAARNCMVSEDFTVKIGDFGMTRDIYETDYYRKGGKGLLPVRWMSPEALKDGIFNTHSDVWSFGVVLWEIATLAEQPYQGMSNEQVLHFVMDNGVLERPENCPDQLHELMCLCWQQNPRQRPSFVQLLERIKDHMAPAFRTLSFFYSPQNRRRGSGEPSDAETDPLPEEHEPPASPPPAREDRGRLPNGAPGL, encoded by the exons ATGGACATCCGCAACGACGTCTCCCAGCTCCAGAAGCTGGAAAACTGCTCCATCATCGAGGGCAACCTGCAGATCCTGCTCATGTTCACCACGGGCGCCGAGGACTTCCGGGGGCTCAGCTTCCCGCGCCTCCTCATGATCACCGAGTACCTGCTGCTCTTCCGCGTCTACGGGCTGGAGAGCCTCCGCGACCTCTTCCCCAACCTCTCCGTCATCCGCGGCACCAGCCTCTTCTTCAACTACGCCCTGGTCATCTTCGAGATGCCCCACCTGCGGGACATCGGGCTGCACAGCCTGACCCACGTGCTGCGCGGCTCGGTGCGCATCGAGCGCAACCAGGAGCTCTGCCACATCTCCACCATCGactgggggctgctgctgcccgaCGCCGTGGACAACAACTACATCGTGGGCAACAAGCTGGTGGAGGAGTGCGCCGACGTCTGCCCGGGCATCCTGGACGTGGAGAAGCCCTGCGTGCAGACCAGCGTCAACGGGCAGCTCGATTATCGCTGCTGGACCTCCAGCTACTGCCAGAAAG TGTGCCCCTGCGGCGCGGGCTCGGCGTGCACGGCGGCGGGCGAGTGCTGCCACGCGGAGTGCctggggggctgcgggcggccccgcgaCAGCCGGGCCTGCGTCGCCTGCCGCCACTTCCACTTCAACGGGCACTGCCTGCCCTCCTGCCCGGCCCGCACCTACGAGTACGAGGGCTGGCGCTGCGTCACGGCCGAGTACTGCGCCAGCCTCCGCAAGGTCTCCGAGAACCCCCGCGACGCCTCCAAGTTCGTCATCCACCGGCGGCAGTGCCTCTCCGAGTGCCCCTCGGGATACACCAGGAACGAGAGCAG CATCTTCTGCCACAAGTGCGAGGGGCTGTGCCCCAAGGAGTGCAAGGTGGGCACCAAGACCATTGACTCGACCCGGGCGGCGCAGGAGCTGGCGGGCTGCACCCTCGTCGAAGGCAGCCTCATCATTAACATCCGCCGGGGCT ATAACCTGGcctcagagctgcagagcagtctGGGCCTCATTGAGACCATCACGGGCTTCCTGAAGATCAAGCACTCTTTTGCCCTCGTCTCCTTGTCCTTCTTCAAGAACCTCAAGCTGATCCGCGGTGACTCTATGGTGGATGG GAATTACACCCTGTATGTCCTGGACAACCAGaacctgcagcagctctgggacTGGAGCCACCATGTTCTCTCCATCCCTGTGGGCAAGATGTATTTTGCCTTCAACCCCAAGCTGTGCCTGGCCGAGATCTACCGCATGGAGGAGGTCACGGGCACCAAGGGGCGGCAGAACAAGGCCGAGATCAACCCCCGCACCAATGGGGACCGGGCGTCCT GCAAGACCCAGACCCTCCGCTTCATCTCCAACGTCACTGAGTCCGACCGCATCTTCCTCAAGTGGGAGCGCTACCGGCCCCCCGAGTACCGGGACCTCCTCAGCTTCATCGTCTACTACAAGGAGTC GCCCTTCCAGAATGTGTCGGAGTACGTGGGGCAGGACGCCTGCGGGGCCCACAGCTGGAACGTGGTGGACGTGGAGCTGCCCCTCAGCACCGAGCAGGAGCCCGGCGTGGCCTTGCTCAACCTCCGGCCCTGGACCCAATACGCCATCTTCGTCCGCGCCATCACCCTCACCACGGCCGAGGAGGGGCGCAACTACGGGGCAGAGAGCGAGGTGGTCTACATCCGCACCATGCCAGCCG CCCCAACGGTGCCCCGAGATGTCATCTCCATGTCCAACTCCTCCTCGCACATTGTGGTGCGCTGGAAGCCGCCCACACAGCGCAACGGCAACATCACCTACTACCTGGtgctgtggcagcagctggccGAGGACATGGAGCTCTACGTCAACGACTACTGCCACAAAG GCCTGAAGCTGCCGACGAGCAGCGCGGACACGCGCTTCAGCGCCGAGGACGGGGCCGGCCCCGAGGTGGAGCAGGACGCCGAGGAGGGCTGCTGCCCCTGCCGCCCCGCCGACGGGCGGCTCCGCATGGAGGGCGAAGCCGAGTCCTTCCAGAAGAAGTTCGAGAACTTCCTCCACAACTCCATCATCATCCCCAG GCCACCGTGGAAGGTGACATCGGTGAACAAGAACCCGCAGAG GACCCCGAAGCGGCGCCGCGACGTCCCGGCAGTGACCAGCACCGGCCAGGCCCCAGCGAACGCCTCGTCCGCGGAGCCACCGGGCAACGCGCCGGCCCcgagccgccccggcggcgAGCCCAAGCCCGACTTCCAGATCTTCGAGGACAAGGTGGTGCGCGACCGGACGGTGCTGTCCCAGCTGCGGCACTTCACCGAGTACCGCATCGACATCCACGCCTGCAACCACGCCGCCCACACCGTGGGCTGCAGCGCCGCCACCTTCGTCTTCGCCAGGACCATGCCCGAAC TGCAAGCCGATAACATTCCCGGCAATGTCACATGGGAGCCAGCCAGCAAGAACAGTGTCCTGCTGCGCTGGGAAGAGCCCAGGAACCCCAACGGGCTCATCCTCAAGTACGAGATCAAGTACAGCCGTGAGAGCGAG GTCACCACCGTCGTCTGCGTCTCCCGCCACCGCTACTCCAAGTACGGCGGCGTCCAcctggctctgctccagccGGGCAACTACTCCGCCAAGGTCCGGGCCACCTCGCTGGCCGGCAACGGCTCATGGACGGGGCTCATCAAGTTTTACATCCTGGGACCAG CCGAGGAGGAGTCCAGTAGCCTCTACGTCCTGCTCACCGTCACACCTGTGGTCCTCATGGTGCTCATCTCGTGCCTTGCTGTCTTCGTCTTCTTCTACAACAAGAAGAGGTA TGGGACCCTCTACGCCTCCGTCAACCCCGAATACTTCAGTGCCTCGGACA TGTACATCCCCGATGAGTGGGAAGTGTCGCGGGAGAAGATCACAGTGATCCgggagctggggcagggctCCTTCGGGATGGTGTACGAGGGGCTGGCGCAGGACATCGAGGCCGAGGGCCAGGAGACCAAGGTGGCCCTGAAGACAGTCAACGAGCTGGCCACCATGCGGGAGCGCATCGAGTTCCTCAACGAGGCCTCCGTCATGAAAGCCTTCAAGTGCCACCATGTG GTCCGGCTCCTCGGCGTTGTGTCCCAGGGCCAGCCAGCCTTGGTCATCATGGAGCTGATGACACGTGGGGACTTGAAAAGCTACCTGCGCTCACTCAGGCCTGATGCTGAG AACAACCCCGGGCTGCCCCCGCCCGCGCTCGGGGACATGATCCAGATGGCGGGCGAGATCGCCGACGGCATGGCCTACCTCCACGCCAACAAGTTCGTGCACCGGGACCTTGCCGCCCGCAACTGCATGGTCTCCGAGGACTTCACCGTCAAGATTGGAG ATTTTGGTATGACCCGGGACATCTACGAGACAGATTATTACCGCAAAGGTGGCAAGGGGCTGCTCCCCGTGCGCTGGATGTCCCCCGAGGCCCTGAAAGATGGGATCTTCAACACGCACTCGGACGTCTG GTCCTTCGGGGTGGTGCTGTGGGAGATCGCCACGCTGGCCGAGCAGCCCTACCAGGGCATGTCCAACGAGCAGGTCCTGCACTTCGTCATGGACAACGGGGTCCTGGAGAGGCCCGAGAACTGCCCTGACCAACT CCACGAGCTGATGTGcctgtgctggcagcagaacCCGCGCCAGCGCCCCTCCTTCGTCCAGCTGCTGGAGCGCATCAAGGACCACATGGCGCCCGCTTTCCGCACCCTCTCCTTCTTCTACAGCCCCCAGAACCGGCGGCGCGGCTCGGGCGAGCCCTCCGACGCCGAGACGGACCCGCTCCCCGAGGAGCACGAgccgcccgcctccccgccgcccgcccgcgagGACCGCGGCCGGCTCCCGAACGGGGCGCCCGGCCTCtga
- the PEAR1 gene encoding platelet endothelial aggregation receptor 1 translates to MVLRAAALALHACLLAALHPSDPNVCSYWESFTVAVKESYAKPHVVLSAEPCTGALGLPQSCPQQKIAYRTAYRQAVRTDYRRRYQCCLGYYESQDACVPRCTHECVHGRCVAPDRCQCEPGWRGADCSSQCEEQRWGRGCEHRCACHHGAPCDPLSGACACPPGYADPLCRQPCPPGAYGPGCRLPCACHAGAACNASTGACLCPPELAGPACDVPCPNGTHGMSCASACPCQHGGICHPQGSSTCLCPPGWMGEICSTPCPPGRFGPGCRGECRCHNGGSCDPLDGQCQCAPGFTGEQCRERCPVGKYGQDCRESCDCANGGQCFHVDGACLCEAGFQGGRCEERRCLDGLYGLRCENRCLCHPQHSQSCHPLLGECLCRPGWAGLFCNESCPPGSFGAGCLQPCLCLNGGTCDGATGRCHCPPGYTDEHCSSPCPADTFGPSCSGRCSCRNAVACSPLDGACFCKEGWRGPDCSEPCAAGTWGPGCNRSCECAHGAACSPRSGTCSCAAGWRGPRCRQPCPDGTFGPGCSRRCSCAHAAGCDPVSGACRCLPGWTGPQCERSCEPGFWGQNCSQPCACRNGAACSPQDGSCTCAPGYRGPACQRPCQPGRYGKKCALACSCANHSSCHPADGSCRCAPGWTGGDCSRPCPPGTFGLQCGQLCECPPNATCHPASGTCQCAPGRIGPRCEPASPEQPYTMVPAPPAASSSLGLVLGMVALVASLVAAVAAATCYRLQQKGKESQQLAVAYAAGRPDASAYAVPDVPPAPAHYYSNPSYHTLSQCTLPAPDGAESRQVPGGQLFAAAERPHGAEGNATLPPDWKHHGAAARGRRGAGHLDRSYSYSYSCSLGKYYGKDCAAEGLGASASSLASENPYATIKDLPTLTAKSPEGSYMEMKSPVRREMSYAEIGLLEQAPGSTEEEICPAGAEGTSTEATPNHYDSPKNSHIPSHYDVPPVRHYPPSPPLRRKDR, encoded by the exons ATGGTGCtgcgggccgcggcgctggcgcTGCACGCCTGCCTGCTGGCCGCTCTGCACCCCAGCGACCCCAACGTCTGCAGCTACTGGGAGAG cTTCACGGTGGCGGTGAAGGAGTCCTACGCCAAGCCCCACGTCGTGCTCTCTGCGGAGCCCTGCACCGGGGCGCTGGGGCTCCCCCAGTCCTGCCCACAGCAAAA GATCGCCTACCGGACAGCGTACCGGCAGGCGGTGCGGACCGACTACCGGCGGCGGTACCAGTGCTGCCTCGGCTACTACGAGAGCCAGGATGCCTGCGTCC CCCGCTGCACCCACGAGTGCGTCCACGGCCGCTGCGTGGCTCCCGACCGCTGCCAGTGCGAGCCGGGCTGGCGAGGCGCCGACTGCTCCAGCC AGTGCGAGGAGCAGCGGTGGGGCCGTGGCTGCGAGCACCGCTGCGCCTGCCACCACGGGGCCCCCTGCGACCCGCTGAGCGGGGCCTGCGCCTGCCCGCCGGGCTACGCCGACCCGCTGTGCCGCCAGCCCTGCCCGCCGGGCGCCTACGGCCCCGGCTGCCGCCTGCCCTGCGCCTGCCACGCCGGCGCCGCCTGCAACGCCTCCACCGGCGCCTGCCTCTGCCCGCCGGAGCTCGCCGGCCCCGC ctgtgaCGTGCCCTGCCCCAACGGCACCCACGGGATGTCCTGCGCCAGCGCCTGCCCCTGCCAGCATGGGGGCATCTGCCATCCGCAGGGCTCCAGCACCTGCCTCTGCCCCCCCGGGTGGATG GGGGAGATCTGCTCCACGCCGTGCCCCCCCGGGCGCTTCGGGCCCGGCTGCCGGGGCGAATGCCGCTGCCACAACGGCGGGAGCTGCGACCCCCTCGACGGGCAGTGCCAGTGCGCGCCGGGCTTCACCGGGGAGCA GTGCCGGGAGCGGTGCCCCGTGGGGAAGTACGGGCAGGACTGCCGGGAGAGCTGCGACTGCGCCAACGGGGGCCAGTGCTTCCACGTCGACGGCGCCTGCCTGTGCGAGGCCGGCTTCCAGGGGGGCCGCTGCGAGGAGCGCCGGTGCCTGGACGGGCTCTACGGCCTCCGCTGCGAGAACCGCTGCCTCTGCCACCCCCAGCACAGCCAGAG cTGCCACCCGCTGCTCGGCGAGTGCCTGTGCCgcccgggctgggccgggctcTTCTGCAACGAGAGCTGCCCGCCGGGCTCCTTCGGCGCcggctgcctgcagccctgcctctgcctcaACGGGGGCACCTGCGACGGGGCCACGGGGCGCTGCCACTGCCCCCCCGGCTACACG gACGAGCACTGCTCCTCGCCGTGCCCCGCCGACACGTTCGGGCCGAGCTGCTCGGGGCGCTGCTCCTGCCGCAACGCCGTGGCCTGCTCCCCGCTCGACGGCGCCTGCTTCTGCAAGGAAG GCTGGCGCGGCCCCGACTGCTCCGAGCCCTGCGCCGCCGGCACCTGGGGTCCCGGCTGCAACCGGAGCTGCGAGTGCGCCCACGGGGCCGCCTGCAGCCCCCGCAGCGGCACGTGCAGCTGCGCCGCGGGCTGGCGCGGCCCCCGCTGCCGGCAGCCCTGCCCG GACGGCACCTTCGGCCCCGGCTGCAGCCGGCGATGCTCCTGCGCCCACGCGGCCGGCTGCGACCCCGTCTCCGGCGCCTGCCGCTGCCTGCCGGGATGGACAG GGCCGCAGTGCGAGCGGAGCTGCGAGCCGGGCTTCTGGGGCCAGAACTGCAGCCAGCCCTGCGCCTGCCGCAACGGAGCCGCCTGCTCGCCCCAGGACGGCTCCTGCACCTGCGCCCCGGGCTACCGCGGCCCCGCGTGCCAGCGCC CCTGCCAGCCGGGACGCTACGGGAAGAAGTGCGCGCTGGCGTGCTCCTGCGCCAACCACTCCTCCTGCCACCCCGCCGACGGCTCCTGCCGCTGCGCCCCGGGCTGGACCGGCGGCGACTGCTCCCGGC CGTGCCCCCCCGGCACCTTCGGGCTCCAGTGCGGCCAGCTCTGCGAGTGTCCCCCCAACGCCACGTGCCACCCGGCCAGCGGGACGTGCCAGTGCGCCCCGGGCAGGATCGGGCCCCGCTGCGAGCCTG CGAGCCCGGAGCAGCCCTACACCATGgtgccggcgccgccggcagcctccagctccctgggGCTGGTGCTCGGCATGGTGGCCCTGGTCGCCTCGCTGGTGGCCGCGGTGGCCGCGGCCACCTGCTACCGCCTCCAGCAGAAGGGCAAGGAGAGCCAGCAGCTGGCGGTGGCCtacgcggcggggcggcccgaCGCCTCCGCGTACGCGGTGCcag ACgtgccgccggcccccgcgcacTATTACTCCAACCCCAGCTACCACACGCTGTCCCAGTGCACCCTGCCCGCTCCGGACGGAGCCGAGTCCCGCCAG GTGCCCGGCGGGCAGCTCTTTGCCGCGGCGGAGAGGCCCCACGGCGCCGAAGGCAACGCCACGCTGCCCCCGGACTGGAAGCACCACGGAGCAGCGGCGCGGGGACGGAGGG GGGCAGGACACCTGGACCGGAGCTACAGCTACAGCTactcctgcagcctggggaagtACTACGGCAAAG ACTGCGCGGCCGAGGGCCTGGGCGCCAGCGCCAGCTCCCTGGCCAGCGAGAACCCTTACGCCACCATCAAGGACCTGCCCACGCTCACGGCCAAGTCCCCCGAGGGCAGCTACATGGAGATGAAATCCCCGGTCCGGCGGGAGATGTCCTACGCCGAGATCGGGCTCCTCGAGCAGGCGCCCGGCAGCACCGAGGAAG AGATTTGCCCCGCGGGGGCAGAAGGAACCTCCACCGAGGCCACCCCGAACCACTATGACTCCCCCAAGAACAGCCACATCCCCAGCCACTACGACGTGCCGCCCGTCCGCCACTACCCGCCGTCCCCGCCGCTGCGGAGGAAGGACCGCtga
- the NTRK1 gene encoding high affinity nerve growth factor receptor: protein MLPPPAWLCLAGLLLAPGAAEPCPGPCRCPAAGTLLCREPDTLHSLAGLLGARTFTDVVIENQRTLTTLTQADTRMLRDLRNLTIANSGLQHISVDAFQDTPRLSYVNLSSNALQSLSWKTFQHLPLQELVLVGNPFNCSCGIRWLQLWQNGSRAELGNQSLGCWEGSVFVPLGSRPLRGCEPPSVRVEPADVVLRQGDGVNLTCHVSAEPPAAARWVVPDGVPQPPVVTELSDQEIVLEISNVSSSLNRKEVGCRAENAAGRVEDSVVLNVTFPAVILLLQEAIPQHFWCIPFSVDGNPAPSVRWLFNGTALAEGPYIHTRIVEYEHNSTVLHGCLQLNRPTHVNNGNYTLIARNALGSAARTVQGRFMENPFSFNPEEPIPVSLSPLAPGTRNGSLEAPVETPEERAFGVSVAVALAVCACLFLSVTLVVLNKCGRRSKFGINRSAVLAQEDDLAMSLHFMNLGGSPPSSAESKLEALKSNFIENPQYFCDACVHHVQRRDIVLKWELGEGAFGKVFLAECYNLLPQQQKMLVAVKALKEATESARLDFQREAELLTVLQHEHIVKFYGVCTDGEPLIMVFEYMKHGDLNRFLRSHGPDAKILDNGSGQPCGQLTLSHMLQIATQIASGMVYLASLHFVHRDLATRNCLVGHNLVVKIGDFGMSRDIYSTDYYRVGGRTMLPIRWMPPESILYRKFTTESDIWSFGVVLWEIFTYGKQPWYQLSNTEAIECITQGRELERPRTCPSEVYDIMQSCWQREPQQRRSIKELHSRLQALVKAPPVYLDILG from the exons atgctcccgccgcccgcctggCTCTGCCTGGccgggctgctgctggccccgggcgccgcggagccCTGCCCCGGGCCCTGCCGCTGCCCCGCTGCCGGCACCCTGCTCTGCCGGGAGCCCGACACCCTGCACAGCCTGGCCGGGCTCCTCGGCGCCCGCACCTTCACCGACGT GGTCATCGAGAACCAGAGGACGCTGACGACCTTGACCCAGGCTGACACCAGGATGCTCCGGGACCTCAGGAACCT CACCATCGCCAATTCAGGGCTGCAGCACATCTCCGTGGATGCTTTCCAGGACACCCCCAGGCTGAGCTACGT GAACCTCTCCTCCAACGCGCTGCAGAGCCTGTCCTGGAAGACCTTCCAGCATCTGCcactgcaggagct CGTCCTCGTGGGAAACCCCTTCAACTGCTCCTGCGGCATCCGCTGGCTGCAGCTCTGGCAGAACGGGAGCCGTGCCGAGCTGGGCAACCAGTCGCTGGGCTGCTGGGAGGGCAGCGTCTTCGTGCCGCTGGGCAGCCGGCCCCTCCGCGGCTGCG AGCCGCCGTCCGTCCGCGTCGAGCCCGCCGACGTGGTGCTGCGGCAGGGGGACGGCGTCAACCTCACCTGCCACGTctccgcggagccgccggccgcggcgcgctggGTGGTGCCCGACGGGGTACCGCAGCCGCCTGTCGTCACCGAG CTCTCCGACCAGGAGATCGTCCTGGAGATCAGCAACGTCTCCTCCAGCCTCAACCGCAAGGAGGTCGGCTGCCGGGCGGAGAACGCAGCCGGGCGGGTGGAGGACAGCGTGGTCCTGAACGTCACCT TCCCGGCGGTgatcctgctgctgcaggaggccaTCCCGCAGCACTTCTGGTGCATCCCCTTCTCGGTGGACGGCAACCCGGCGCCCAGCGTGCGGTGGCTCTTCAACGGCACGGCGCTGGCCGAGGGGCCCTACATCCACACGCGCATCGTCGAGTACGAGCACAACTCCACCGTGCTGCACGGCTGCCTGCAGCTCAACCGGCCCACGCACGTCAACAACGGCAACTACACCCTCATCGCCCGCAACGCCCTCGGCTCCGCCGCCCGCACCGTCCAGGGCCGCTTCATGGAAAACCCCTTCAGCTTCAACCCCGAGGAGCCCATTCCCG TGTCTCTGTCCCCTCTGG CCCCCGGCACCAGGAACGGCTCGCTGGAGGCGCCCGTGGAGACCCCGGAGGAGCGCGCCTTCGGG gtCTCCGTGGCCGTGGCGCTGGCCGTGTGCGCCTGCCTCTTCCTCTCCGTCACGCTCGTCGTGCTCAACAAGTGCGGCCGCCGCTCCAAGTTCGGCATCAACC GCTCGGCCGTGCTGGCGCAGGAGGACGACCTGGCCATGTCCCTGCACTTCATGAACCTGGGCGGCAGCCCGCCCTCCTCGGCCGAGAGCAAGCTGGAGGCGCTGAAAAGCAACTTCATCGAGAACCCGCAGTACTTCTGCGACGCCT GCGTGCACCACGTGCAGCGCCGCGACATCGTGCTCAAGTGGGAGCTGGGCGAAGGCGCCTTCGGCAAGGTCTTCCTGGCCGAGTGCTACaacctgctgccccagcagcagaaGATGCTGGTGGCCGTGAAG GCGCTCAAGGAGGCGACGGAAAGCGCCCGCCTGGACTTCCAGCGGGAAGCCGAGCTGCTGACGGTGCTGCAGCACGAGCACATCGTCAAGTTCTACGGCGTCTGCACCGACGGCGAGCCCCTCATCATGGTCTTCGAGTACATGAAGCACGGCGACCTCAACCGCTTCCTCCG GTCGCACGGTCCCGACGCCAAGATCCTGGACAACGGCAGCGGGCAGCCCTGCGGGCAGCTCACCCTGAGCCACATGCTGCAGATCGCCACGCAGATCGCCTCGGGCATGGTGTACCTGGCCTCCCTGCACTTCGTGCACCGCGACCTGGCCACCCGCAACTGCCTCGTGGGCCACAACCTGGTGGTGAAGATCGGGGACTTCGGCATGTCCCGCGACATCTACAGCACCGACTACTACCGG GTGGGCGGCCGGACCATGCTGCCCATCCGCTGGATGCCCCCCGAGAGCATCCTCTACCGCAAGTTCACCACCGAGAGCGATATCTGGAGCTTCGGCGTGGTGCTCTGGGAGATCTTCACCTACGGCAAGCAGCCCTGGTACCAGCTCTCCAACACCGAG GCCATCGAGTGCATCACGCAGGGCCGGGAGCTGGAGCGCCCGCGGACCTGCCCCTCCGAGGTCTACGACATcatgcagagctgctggcagcGGGAGCCCCAGCAGCGCCGGAGCATCAAGGAGCTCCACAGCCGCCTCCAGGCGCTGGTCAAGGCCCCCCCCGTCTACCTGGACATCCTGGGCTGA
- the LRRC71 gene encoding leucine-rich repeat-containing protein 71 → MTGPAPPYSAVPPRASLRSRQAMRKKAERAAKEKAAAAALEEEARSAARKAEQGEGDAPLALAREEYQCTGLLEQDFHELCARAGFSRIPKVTLRPSPSIPSGVLAKKEKDIEARLTRIQNKYSYFQPCIQVEIEHDDPKNVREIFLRGWKIEEKMLGILSKCLPTLANLQAVHLWKVGLTDLLLPSLIALLTSCTSLRTLSLEGNPLPEHSFYKLMGNESTLAHLSLRNNDIGDAAAKLIGQSLSTLRSSNRSLVSLVLSFNHISDVGAGYIAEGLRLNRSLLSLSLAHNDIGDAGALRLAEVLAPFALTHTEVVERRWLLLKESLGQPRKKHSEIKIDHPSSLSSNMAVDRLPLAKQNKTVAKKKVRRVGGPESRARQGRETEQQGEAEPDDRHGVLPQGPVYVQVPAPAETLNPLLEQAEHRDGKVFLPGNQELINLNLAHNHITEQGLQAFLAVVQGQQKRKGSAGAKGKPGLLRLSLQKNCFPPACKAFVQLQELMQLRDPVSKRKDKEEEQGVGV, encoded by the exons ATGACGGGGCCA GCTCCCCCCTACTCTGCTGTGCCCCCCCGCGCCAGCCTTCGGAGCCGCCAGGCCATGAGGAAGAAGGCGGAGCGCGCGGCCAAGGAGaaggcggccgccgcggccctcgAGGAGGAGGCGAGGAGCGCGGCGAGGAAGGCCGAGCAGGGCGAAGGTGATGCCCCCTTGGCCCTGGCAAGGG AGGAGTACCAGTGCACAGGCCTCCTGGAGCAGGACTTCCACGAGCTCTGCGCCCGCGCCGGCTTCTCCCGCATCCCCAAAGTCACCCTCCGGCCGTCCCCGAGCATCCCCAGCGGCG TGCTGGCCAAAAAGGAGAAGGACATCGAAGCCCGCCTCACCCGCATCCAGAACAAGTACAGCTACTTCCAGCCCTGCATCCAGGTGGAGATTGAGCACGATGACCCCAAGAATGTCCGTGAGATCTTCCTGCGAG GTTGGAAAATCGAAGAGAAAATGCTGGGCATCTTGAGCAAGTGCCTGCCCACCCTCGCCAACCTGCAGGCCGTGCA CCTCTGGAAAGTCGGCCTGACGGACCTGCTGCTCCCCTCGCTGATTGCTCTCCTGACGAGCTGCACCAGCCTTCG GACGCTCAGCCTGGAGGGGAACCCCTTGCCTGAGCACTCCTTCTACAAGCTGATGGGGAATGAGAGCAC GCTGGCCCACCTCTCGCTGCGCAACAACGACATCGGCGATGCGGCTGCCAAGCTCATCGGACAGAGCCTTTCCACGCTCAGGTCCTCCAACCGGAGCCTGGTCTCCCTCGTCCTCAGCTTCAACCACATCTCGGACGTGGGAGCAGGCTACATTGCGGAG GGCTTGCGCTTGAACCGCTCCCTGCTCTCCCTGTCCCTGGCGCACAACGACATCGGAGACGCCGGGGCCCTCAGACTCGCGGAG gTCCTGGCTCCCTTCGCGCTGACGCACACCGAAGTGGTGGAGAGGAGGTGGCTGCTCCTGAAGGAGTCCCTGGGACAGCCCCGCAAG AAGCACAGCGAGATCAAGATCGACCATCCCTCGAGCCTGTCCAGCAACATGGCTGTGGACCGGCTGCCACTAGCCAAGCAGAACAAAACTGTGGCCAAGAAGAAGGTGAGGAGGGTGGGTG GACCCGAAAGCCGCGCGCGCCAAGGGCGTGAAACCGAGCAGCAAGGAGAAGCGGAGCCCGACGACCGACATGGAG TGCTCCCTCAGGGGCCCGTGTATGTCCAGGTGCCAGCGCCGGCCGAGACGCTGAACCCGCTGCTGGAGCAGGCCGAGCACCGTGACGGGAAGGTCTTCCTGCCCGGCAACCAGGAGCTCATCAACCTCAACCTTGCCC aCAACCACATCACAGAGCAAGGCCTCCAGGCCTTCCTGGCCGTCGTGCAGgggcagcagaagagaaaggggTCGGCAGGGGCCAAGGGGAAGCCAGGGCTGCTGCGCCTGTCGCTGCAG AAGAACTGCTTCCCTCCTGCCTGCAAGGCCTTTgtgcagctccaggagctgaTGCAGCTGCGGGACCCTGTCTCCAAACGCAAGgacaaggaggaggagcagggcgTGGGTGTTTAg